In Salipiger profundus, one genomic interval encodes:
- a CDS encoding tripartite tricarboxylate transporter permease — MDAVLSGLGTGFAVALDPFNLMLVLVGCFVGTLIGALPGLGPINGVAILLPIAYGLGFQPEAALILLAGIYYGAEYGGRISSILLNVPGDAGAVMTTLDGNPMARAGQAGRALSLSAVASFIGGTFAVILMSLFAPALAKFAVTFGPADYVALMVFAFASLASLVGKSTVKTLLGATIGLMLATIGLDANTGVARYTFGIPDILAGIDFLIVVVGLFGMAELLTLVEHQARGTLKSLPVDKSFVKMSDLALAKWTIVRSSVIGFFIGILPGTGASVASAVAYGTEKRVSDTEGTFGNGDPRGLAAPEAANNAAAGGAMVPMLTLGIPGSGTTAILLGALLMFNIQPGPTMFTQRPEVAWGLVASMYIGNVALLVINLPLVGLFARMLTIPQHYLTPLIAILAFIGIYTIVGNPHDLMMITALGVFGWFLRKMDFSLAPVILGFVLGGLFEDNLRRSLSISGGDWGILVSNWKSILLYVLALVVVILPIWMGRRARTRNAEGDDVA; from the coding sequence ATGGACGCGGTTCTTTCCGGTCTCGGGACCGGCTTCGCGGTCGCGCTCGACCCGTTCAACCTCATGCTCGTGCTGGTCGGCTGCTTCGTCGGCACCCTGATCGGCGCGCTCCCGGGGCTCGGCCCCATCAACGGCGTGGCGATCCTGCTGCCCATCGCCTACGGTCTCGGCTTCCAGCCCGAGGCGGCGCTGATCCTGCTCGCCGGCATCTATTACGGCGCCGAATACGGCGGCCGGATCTCGTCGATCCTGCTCAACGTGCCGGGCGACGCGGGCGCGGTGATGACCACGCTCGACGGCAACCCGATGGCCAGGGCCGGGCAGGCCGGGCGGGCGCTGTCGCTCTCGGCGGTCGCCTCGTTCATCGGCGGCACCTTCGCGGTGATCCTGATGTCGCTCTTCGCCCCGGCGCTGGCCAAGTTCGCGGTGACCTTCGGGCCCGCCGACTACGTCGCGCTGATGGTCTTCGCCTTCGCATCGCTCGCCTCGCTCGTCGGCAAGAGCACCGTGAAGACGCTGCTCGGCGCGACCATCGGCCTGATGCTTGCGACCATCGGCCTCGACGCCAACACCGGTGTCGCGCGCTACACCTTCGGCATTCCCGACATCCTTGCAGGCATCGACTTCCTGATCGTCGTCGTGGGTCTCTTCGGCATGGCGGAACTGCTGACGCTGGTCGAGCACCAGGCCCGCGGCACGCTGAAGTCGCTGCCCGTGGACAAGAGCTTCGTGAAGATGTCGGACCTCGCGCTGGCCAAGTGGACCATCGTGCGCTCGTCGGTCATCGGCTTCTTCATCGGCATCCTGCCCGGCACCGGTGCCTCGGTCGCCTCGGCCGTGGCCTATGGCACCGAGAAGCGCGTGTCCGACACCGAAGGCACCTTCGGAAACGGCGACCCGCGCGGCCTCGCGGCGCCCGAAGCGGCCAACAACGCGGCAGCGGGCGGCGCGATGGTGCCGATGCTCACGCTGGGCATCCCCGGCTCGGGCACCACGGCGATCCTTCTCGGCGCGCTGCTGATGTTCAACATCCAGCCCGGTCCGACCATGTTCACCCAGCGTCCCGAGGTGGCATGGGGGCTCGTCGCTTCGATGTACATCGGCAACGTGGCGCTGCTGGTCATCAACCTGCCGCTGGTCGGGCTCTTCGCCCGGATGCTGACGATCCCGCAGCACTACCTGACGCCGCTGATCGCGATCCTCGCCTTCATCGGCATCTATACCATCGTCGGCAACCCGCACGACCTGATGATGATCACCGCGCTCGGGGTCTTCGGCTGGTTCCTGCGGAAGATGGATTTCTCGCTCGCGCCGGTCATCCTCGGCTTCGTGCTGGGAGGCCTGTTCGAGGACAATCTTCGCCGGTCCCTCTCGATCTCGGGCGGCGACTGGGGCATCCTCGTCTCGAACTGGAAGAGCATCCTGCTCTACGTGCTGGCACTCGTTGTGGTGATCCTTCCGATCTGGATGGGTCGGCGGGCCCGCACCCGCAACGCCGAGGGCGATGATGTGGCATGA
- a CDS encoding AbrB family transcriptional regulator, whose translation MTGTEARTAAVTFTAALAGAALAALAGIPAGSLIGALLAVAMVSAVGQAVHVPVLARDIAFLIIGISLGSGIDSSVVPHLPGWSVSLAGLAIGLVATMAVSSWLLTRVFGIDRETAVLASSPGTMSNAVAIAAEGRGDPAAVMILQLMRLVILVTLVPPLAALVDAPGGAGGPAREIMPLWGLALLLVIGLPLGRFAGARGISAACLLTGILLSGSVHATGLLHGAAPPWMIFLGFTMTGAAVGTRISRIDLRSALRLGWAGVVVVGVALGMAVVFALLTWTVTGLPIGQVLIAYAPGGVEAMAAIGLALGYDPAFVAAHHFARIVILLGLIPVFLRAARSAG comes from the coding sequence ATGACCGGCACTGAAGCAAGAACCGCGGCGGTGACCTTCACCGCCGCGCTCGCGGGGGCGGCTCTGGCCGCCCTCGCAGGCATTCCGGCCGGGTCGCTCATCGGGGCGCTGCTGGCGGTCGCGATGGTCTCTGCGGTGGGGCAGGCGGTGCACGTTCCGGTGCTGGCCCGCGACATCGCCTTCCTCATCATCGGCATCTCGCTCGGCTCGGGCATCGACAGCTCGGTCGTGCCGCATCTGCCGGGCTGGTCGGTGAGCCTTGCCGGGCTCGCCATCGGGCTGGTCGCGACCATGGCGGTAAGCTCGTGGCTGCTGACCCGCGTTTTCGGCATCGACCGCGAGACGGCGGTGCTCGCGAGCTCGCCCGGCACCATGTCGAACGCGGTGGCCATCGCCGCCGAGGGCCGGGGCGACCCGGCGGCGGTGATGATCCTCCAGCTGATGCGGCTGGTGATCCTCGTCACCCTCGTGCCGCCGCTGGCGGCCCTCGTCGACGCACCGGGTGGGGCAGGGGGGCCGGCCCGCGAGATCATGCCGCTCTGGGGGCTGGCGCTGCTTCTCGTCATCGGGCTGCCGCTCGGTCGCTTCGCCGGAGCGCGTGGCATCTCGGCGGCCTGCCTGCTGACGGGCATCCTGCTGAGCGGCTCGGTCCATGCCACGGGGCTTCTGCACGGGGCCGCGCCGCCGTGGATGATCTTCCTCGGCTTCACCATGACCGGCGCCGCGGTCGGCACGCGGATCAGCCGCATCGACCTGCGCTCGGCGCTCCGGCTCGGCTGGGCGGGCGTCGTCGTCGTAGGTGTGGCGCTCGGCATGGCGGTGGTTTTCGCGCTGCTGACCTGGACGGTCACCGGGCTGCCCATCGGGCAGGTGCTGATCGCCTACGCGCCCGGCGGAGTCGAGGCGATGGCGGCGATCGGTCTCGCGCTCGGCTACGACCCGGCCTTCGTCGCGGCGCATCACTTCGCGCGGATCGTGATCCTGCTGGGGCTCATCCCGGTGTTCCTGCGGGCGGCGCGCTCGGCGGGCTGA
- a CDS encoding Isoquinoline 1-oxidoreductase subunit — MRKTLILAAMLVAAPALADTVNGLRTVDEFEGIEAESERSVAYFDEMLKVIQHPRCLNCHPVDNSPRQGMEMQMHEPPVVRGANDFGAPGMRCTTCHGTENVEFTTKEGSIPGHEPWQLAPLETGWIGKSAAEICAQLKDPERNGGRSMAELHEHNAEDGLVGWGWHPGEGREPAPGSQEIFGELTKAWIDTGSACPAS, encoded by the coding sequence ATGCGCAAGACCCTTATCCTGGCCGCGATGCTCGTCGCGGCCCCGGCCCTTGCCGACACCGTGAACGGTCTGCGCACCGTCGACGAGTTCGAGGGCATCGAGGCCGAGTCCGAGCGTTCGGTCGCCTATTTCGACGAGATGCTGAAGGTGATCCAGCACCCGCGCTGTCTGAACTGCCACCCGGTCGACAACAGCCCCCGGCAGGGCATGGAGATGCAGATGCACGAGCCGCCGGTGGTCCGGGGCGCCAATGACTTCGGCGCGCCGGGGATGCGCTGCACCACCTGCCACGGCACCGAGAACGTCGAGTTCACCACCAAGGAGGGCTCGATCCCGGGCCACGAGCCATGGCAGCTCGCACCGCTCGAGACCGGCTGGATCGGCAAGAGCGCCGCCGAGATCTGCGCCCAGCTCAAGGACCCCGAGCGCAACGGCGGCCGCAGCATGGCGGAGCTGCACGAGCACAACGCCGAGGACGGGCTGGTCGGCTGGGGCTGGCACCCCGGCGAGGGCCGCGAACCGGCGCCGGGCTCGCAGGAGATCTTCGGCGAGCTGACCAAGGCCTGGATCGACACCGGCTCGGCCTGCCCCGCGTCCTGA
- a CDS encoding xanthine dehydrogenase family protein molybdopterin-binding subunit produces the protein MTKQLSRRNFLASSAGLVIGMSLPLAARAQSGAAAALESGATDDAGFAPNAFVRVAPDDTVTVIIKHIEFGQGPYTGLSTLVAEEMDADWSQMRAESAPANNELYKNLAFGMQGTGGSTAMANSYMQMRKAGAAARAMLVAAAAEEWGVPAGEITVEKGRISHGSGKSSGFGALAQKAAGMTPPEDPQVKSADQFTLIGTDLPKLDTRAKTNGTATFSLDVYREGMQTVVVARPRKLGATVASFDDADAMNVTGVRAVRQIPQGVAVYADSTFAAISGRNALKIEWDESGAETRSSDQIYADFAKAAEDGGQDAEMLGNGAADIEGAAQVIEAEFRFPYLAHAPMEPLDGVIEVREDGAEAWMGSQFPALDKPAIAKALGLDAGAVAVNVMLAGGSFGRRAQDTAHFASELGEVAKAGGPGTYKLLWTREDDLHGGYYRPLTIHRMRAGIDGDGNLLGWEDVIVNQSIMAGGPMAQMMQDGMDPTSYEGSTKMPYDLANARVGWVQQESPVTVLWWRSVGHTHTGYATEVFLDMVLEAQGKDPVQGRLDLLKSDRGRDRGVLEKVAEMAGWDGTRVKGDKAYGVAVHESFETYVAQIAEVSDEGGMPKVHRVWCAVDCGVAVNPNVIRAQMEGGVGFGLGTVLFDEITLGEGGTVQQSNFDSYRMLRIHEMPEVTVEIIASDADPTGVGEPGLPPIGPAVANAWRALTGKSVTTLPFSKSAEA, from the coding sequence ATGACCAAGCAGCTATCGCGCCGCAACTTCCTCGCCTCGTCGGCGGGGCTCGTCATCGGCATGTCGCTCCCGCTCGCCGCACGGGCGCAGTCGGGTGCCGCCGCCGCGCTGGAATCGGGGGCCACCGATGATGCCGGCTTCGCCCCCAACGCCTTTGTCCGCGTCGCCCCCGACGACACGGTGACGGTCATCATCAAGCACATCGAGTTCGGACAGGGCCCCTACACCGGCCTGTCGACGCTGGTGGCCGAGGAAATGGACGCCGACTGGTCGCAGATGCGGGCCGAGAGCGCGCCGGCCAACAACGAGCTCTACAAGAACCTCGCCTTCGGGATGCAGGGCACCGGCGGCTCGACCGCCATGGCCAACAGCTACATGCAGATGCGCAAGGCCGGCGCCGCCGCGCGGGCGATGCTCGTCGCCGCCGCCGCCGAGGAATGGGGCGTGCCCGCCGGGGAGATCACCGTCGAGAAGGGCAGGATCTCGCACGGCTCCGGCAAGTCGTCGGGCTTCGGAGCGCTGGCCCAGAAGGCCGCCGGCATGACCCCGCCCGAGGACCCGCAGGTGAAGTCCGCCGACCAGTTCACCCTGATCGGCACCGACCTGCCCAAGCTCGACACCCGAGCCAAGACCAACGGCACGGCGACCTTCAGCCTCGACGTCTACCGCGAGGGCATGCAGACCGTGGTGGTCGCCCGCCCGCGCAAGCTGGGCGCGACGGTTGCCTCCTTCGATGACGCCGACGCGATGAACGTCACGGGCGTGCGGGCGGTGAGGCAGATCCCGCAGGGTGTGGCGGTCTACGCCGACAGCACCTTTGCCGCGATCAGCGGTCGCAACGCGCTCAAGATCGAATGGGACGAAAGCGGCGCCGAGACCCGCTCTTCCGACCAGATCTACGCCGATTTCGCCAAGGCCGCCGAGGACGGCGGACAGGATGCCGAGATGCTCGGCAACGGCGCCGCCGACATCGAGGGCGCGGCGCAGGTCATCGAGGCAGAGTTCCGCTTTCCCTATCTCGCCCATGCGCCGATGGAGCCGCTCGACGGCGTGATCGAGGTTCGCGAGGACGGGGCCGAGGCCTGGATGGGCTCGCAGTTTCCGGCGCTCGACAAGCCGGCCATCGCCAAGGCGCTGGGGCTCGACGCCGGGGCGGTCGCGGTCAACGTGATGCTCGCCGGTGGCAGCTTCGGCCGGCGCGCGCAGGACACCGCGCATTTTGCCTCGGAGCTGGGCGAGGTCGCCAAGGCCGGCGGCCCCGGCACCTACAAGCTGCTCTGGACCCGTGAAGACGACCTGCACGGCGGCTACTACCGCCCGCTCACCATCCACAGGATGCGCGCCGGCATCGACGGCGACGGCAATCTGCTCGGCTGGGAAGACGTGATCGTGAACCAGTCGATCATGGCGGGCGGCCCGATGGCGCAGATGATGCAGGACGGCATGGACCCGACCTCCTACGAGGGCTCGACCAAGATGCCTTACGACCTGGCCAACGCCCGCGTCGGCTGGGTGCAGCAGGAAAGCCCGGTCACCGTGCTGTGGTGGCGCTCGGTCGGCCACACCCACACCGGCTATGCCACCGAGGTGTTCCTCGACATGGTGCTGGAGGCGCAGGGCAAGGACCCGGTGCAGGGCCGGCTCGACCTGCTGAAGTCCGACAGGGGCCGTGATCGCGGGGTGCTCGAGAAGGTGGCCGAAATGGCCGGCTGGGACGGCACCAGGGTCAAGGGCGACAAGGCCTATGGCGTCGCCGTCCACGAGAGCTTCGAGACCTACGTGGCGCAGATCGCCGAGGTGTCGGACGAAGGTGGCATGCCCAAGGTGCACCGGGTCTGGTGCGCGGTCGACTGCGGCGTCGCGGTCAACCCCAACGTGATCCGCGCGCAGATGGAGGGTGGCGTGGGCTTCGGCCTCGGCACCGTGCTCTTCGACGAGATCACGCTTGGCGAGGGCGGCACCGTGCAGCAGTCGAACTTCGACAGCTACCGGATGCTGCGCATCCACGAGATGCCCGAGGTGACGGTCGAGATCATCGCCTCGGACGCCGACCCCACCGGCGTGGGCGAGCCGGGGCTGCCGCCCATCGGCCCGGCCGTCGCCAACGCCTGGCGCGCGCTCACCGGCAAATCGGTGACCACCCTTCCCTTCTCCAAGTCCGCGGAGGCCTGA
- a CDS encoding (2Fe-2S)-binding protein yields MVSFELNGKQVSVDVPDDTPLLWVLRDELRMTGTKFGCGVAQCGACTVMMNGMTRRSCVTPISTVEGSYVTTIEGVDGPEAKAVQEAWEGLDVPQCGWCQSGQVMSAAALLREVPKPSDEDIDNAMAGNVCRCATYVRIRQAIHDAADKLEG; encoded by the coding sequence ATGGTCTCTTTCGAACTCAACGGGAAGCAGGTGTCGGTCGACGTGCCCGACGACACGCCGCTGCTCTGGGTCCTGCGCGACGAATTGCGGATGACCGGAACCAAGTTCGGCTGCGGGGTCGCGCAATGCGGCGCCTGCACCGTGATGATGAACGGCATGACCCGCCGGTCCTGCGTGACCCCGATCTCGACGGTCGAGGGGTCCTACGTCACCACCATCGAGGGCGTCGACGGCCCCGAGGCCAAGGCCGTTCAGGAGGCCTGGGAAGGTCTCGACGTGCCGCAGTGCGGCTGGTGCCAGTCGGGCCAGGTGATGAGCGCCGCGGCGCTTCTGCGCGAGGTTCCGAAACCCAGCGACGAGGACATCGACAACGCCATGGCGGGCAACGTCTGCCGCTGCGCCACCTACGTCCGCATCCGCCAGGCGATCCACGACGCCGCCGACAAGCTGGAGGGCTGA
- a CDS encoding exopolysaccharide biosynthesis protein, protein MTAQDASAGRSGNRDARPTRGPGAIPAMVDRLYELAEERECISLGELVRTIGAQGHSPLLMVCALLMVLPTGMIPGIGGALGLIVAIIGLQMLRGRSGIWLPKMFAKREFTAEHIRKLAEWIRPHSERVHRHMRMRAEWLAQGSVSLSVVAVILMISGGSLVVLGAIPVATPLMGLPVALYALGILARDGVVVGIAHVLVVAVSALGFYIQLSG, encoded by the coding sequence ATGACGGCGCAGGACGCATCCGCAGGCAGATCGGGCAACCGCGACGCGCGTCCGACTCGCGGCCCCGGCGCCATCCCGGCCATGGTCGACCGGCTCTACGAGCTTGCCGAAGAGCGCGAGTGCATCAGCCTCGGGGAACTCGTCCGCACCATCGGCGCGCAGGGGCATTCCCCGCTGCTCATGGTCTGCGCGCTGCTCATGGTGCTGCCGACCGGCATGATCCCGGGCATCGGTGGCGCGCTCGGTCTGATCGTGGCGATCATCGGCCTGCAGATGCTGCGCGGACGCAGCGGCATCTGGCTGCCGAAGATGTTCGCCAAGCGCGAGTTCACCGCCGAGCACATCCGAAAGCTCGCGGAATGGATCAGGCCGCACTCGGAGAGGGTCCACCGGCACATGCGGATGCGCGCGGAATGGCTGGCACAGGGATCGGTGTCGCTGTCGGTGGTCGCGGTCATCCTGATGATCTCGGGCGGCTCGCTCGTCGTGCTCGGCGCGATCCCGGTGGCAACGCCGCTGATGGGGCTTCCGGTCGCGCTCTACGCCCTCGGCATCCTCGCACGCGACGGCGTCGTGGTAGGCATCGCGCATGTGCTTGTCGTCGCCGTGAGCGCACTCGGCTTCTACATCCAGTTGAGTGGCTGA
- a CDS encoding YihY/virulence factor BrkB family protein, with protein MTGETSWADRPSELHRGDWKAAALRVKDGVTEDRLSLIAAGVAFFGLLAIFPAITALMAIAGMVLSPGDVTDQIQQISAVLPQRAAEILIDQAKSVAGSDQGGLGLAAILGILLALYSASTGVGNLIQGLNVAYERRETRGFIKLKLITIVMTLLLIVGVVVALAAVLVLPGLLAVMQLGETVESVVWVLRWVVLLGSTVVAIGVIYHYGPDRRAPRWRWVTPGAAIACLLWLAASIGFSVYAENFGSYQETFGSLAGVVILLFWLWISAFVVLLGGKINAALEERTDADTSKGSEEK; from the coding sequence ATGACAGGCGAAACCTCCTGGGCCGACCGCCCGTCCGAGTTGCACCGCGGCGACTGGAAGGCCGCGGCGCTGCGTGTCAAGGATGGCGTGACCGAGGATCGGCTCAGCCTCATCGCCGCGGGGGTCGCCTTCTTCGGACTGCTCGCGATCTTTCCCGCGATCACCGCCCTGATGGCGATCGCCGGCATGGTGCTGTCGCCCGGCGACGTGACCGACCAGATCCAGCAGATCTCGGCGGTTCTGCCGCAGCGCGCGGCCGAAATCCTGATCGACCAGGCCAAGAGCGTGGCGGGAAGCGACCAGGGCGGGCTCGGGCTTGCCGCGATCCTCGGTATCCTGCTCGCGCTCTATTCCGCCTCGACCGGGGTCGGCAACCTGATCCAGGGACTCAACGTCGCCTACGAGCGGCGCGAGACGCGCGGCTTCATCAAGCTCAAGCTGATCACCATCGTGATGACCCTGCTGCTCATCGTCGGCGTCGTGGTGGCACTGGCAGCGGTGCTTGTCCTGCCCGGGCTGCTCGCGGTGATGCAGCTCGGAGAGACGGTCGAAAGCGTGGTCTGGGTGCTGCGCTGGGTCGTCCTGCTGGGGTCCACCGTGGTGGCGATCGGCGTGATCTACCACTACGGCCCCGACCGCCGCGCGCCGCGCTGGCGCTGGGTGACGCCGGGCGCGGCCATCGCCTGCCTGCTCTGGCTCGCAGCCTCCATCGGCTTCTCGGTCTATGCCGAGAACTTCGGCAGCTACCAGGAGACCTTCGGCTCGCTCGCCGGGGTGGTGATCCTGCTGTTCTGGCTCTGGATCTCGGCCTTCGTGGTGCTGCTCGGGGGCAAGATCAACGCGGCTCTCGAAGAGCGCACCGACGCGGACACCAGCAAAGGGAGCGAGGAAAAATGA
- a CDS encoding alpha-amylase family glycosyl hydrolase has translation MPDRLVNPAIYEIYPRSFHDSTGSGEGDLNGITGKLEHVRDLGVDAIWLAPFYPSPRVDGGYDVRDHRAVDPRLGSLEDFDRLLARAHELGLAVLIDMVFKHTSVDHTWFRAALDGDTEAAARYVFRDPKPDGTPPTNWIGYFGTPAWSWAHQRQQYYLHEYHRGQPSVNHRNPEVMAEQQAIMAFWKARGVDGFRFDAVTSWFHDEKLRDNPAAAPEDRPRIDGLPHSPYNRQRHRRDMQEGEGRDRMTLIREWAGDEMFLIGENNFGLASVEISQGYTGPGRLDACYTTDTVRCGTSPRLWSAMLDKTNGTWRLPWWFSSHDQARATTRLWDDHPGAPAFLAALLAVLPGSVMIYQGEELGLPQPDVRRAESEDPFDRAFWPDGPGRSGARVPIPWDETPETFGFTRGTPWLPMRWLEGISVRAQEGSETSTLARYRAALRIRRDHGLASPRELTHRQEGRRLQLTAHTEVSTIEAVFDFDDLTFEIRTGETVLMSDACRTPGARRAG, from the coding sequence GTGCCTGACCGGCTGGTGAACCCGGCGATCTACGAGATCTACCCCCGCTCGTTCCACGACAGCACCGGGTCGGGCGAGGGCGATCTGAACGGGATCACCGGGAAGCTCGAACACGTGCGCGACCTTGGCGTCGACGCGATCTGGCTCGCCCCCTTCTACCCGTCGCCAAGGGTGGACGGGGGTTACGACGTGCGCGACCACCGCGCCGTCGATCCCCGCCTGGGCTCGCTCGAGGATTTCGACAGGCTGCTCGCCCGCGCCCACGAGCTCGGGCTCGCGGTGCTGATCGACATGGTGTTCAAGCACACCAGCGTCGACCACACGTGGTTCCGCGCCGCGCTCGACGGCGATACGGAGGCCGCCGCGCGCTACGTCTTCCGCGACCCGAAACCGGACGGCACGCCGCCGACCAACTGGATCGGCTACTTCGGCACGCCGGCGTGGAGCTGGGCGCACCAGCGCCAGCAATACTACCTGCACGAATACCACCGCGGGCAGCCCTCGGTGAACCACCGCAACCCCGAGGTCATGGCCGAACAACAGGCGATCATGGCGTTCTGGAAGGCGCGCGGCGTCGACGGTTTCCGTTTCGACGCCGTCACCTCGTGGTTCCACGACGAGAAGCTGCGCGACAATCCCGCCGCCGCGCCCGAGGACCGGCCCCGCATCGACGGGCTGCCGCATTCGCCCTACAACCGCCAGCGCCACCGGCGCGACATGCAGGAGGGCGAAGGCCGCGATCGCATGACGCTGATCCGGGAATGGGCCGGCGACGAAATGTTCCTGATCGGCGAGAACAACTTCGGCCTCGCCTCGGTCGAGATTTCGCAGGGCTACACCGGTCCGGGGCGGCTCGATGCCTGCTACACCACCGACACCGTGCGCTGTGGCACCTCGCCCAGACTGTGGAGCGCCATGCTCGACAAGACAAACGGCACGTGGCGCCTGCCGTGGTGGTTCTCGAGCCACGACCAGGCCCGCGCCACGACCCGGCTCTGGGACGACCACCCCGGCGCGCCCGCCTTCCTCGCCGCGCTTCTGGCGGTGCTGCCGGGCAGCGTGATGATCTACCAGGGCGAAGAGCTGGGCCTGCCGCAGCCCGACGTGCGCCGGGCGGAGTCGGAAGATCCCTTCGACCGGGCCTTCTGGCCCGACGGCCCGGGCCGCAGCGGCGCCCGCGTGCCGATCCCGTGGGACGAGACGCCCGAGACCTTCGGCTTCACCCGTGGCACGCCCTGGCTACCGATGCGCTGGCTCGAGGGCATCTCGGTCCGCGCGCAGGAGGGCTCGGAGACGAGCACGCTCGCCCGCTACCGCGCCGCGCTGCGCATCCGCCGCGACCACGGGCTCGCCAGCCCGCGCGAGCTGACCCACAGGCAGGAGGGCCGGCGCCTGCAGCTGACCGCGCACACAGAGGTTTCAACGATCGAGGCGGTATTCGACTTCGACGACCTCACCTTCGAGATCCGTACCGGCGAGACGGTGCTGATGTCCGACGCCTGCCGCACCCCGGGTGCGCGGCGGGCGGGTTAA
- a CDS encoding SDR family oxidoreductase, with protein sequence MTDQPKIPAQAQDKMPADEHKMTPRPDYAPRHPGVGKLKGKVALVTGGDSGIGRAVSVLFAREGAKVAIAYLDEDTDAQETAKLVEDEGSEALLIPGDLGGKAHCEEVAATVVGHFGQLDIVVNNAAQQWIDEDFANFPEEKLRRIIASNIYGPMFMTQAALPHLGDGASIINTTSVNAYKGNDSLITYSTTRGATLAFTRSMAQTLAERGIRVNAVAPGPIWTPFIPGSMPPEKVEDFGQKQLMGRAGQPWEVATAYLFLASSDGNYYTGQCLHPNGGAIVGA encoded by the coding sequence ATGACCGACCAACCGAAGATTCCCGCCCAGGCGCAGGACAAGATGCCCGCCGACGAGCACAAGATGACCCCGCGCCCGGACTATGCGCCGCGCCACCCCGGCGTCGGCAAGCTCAAGGGCAAGGTCGCGCTGGTCACCGGCGGCGACAGCGGCATCGGCCGCGCTGTGTCGGTGCTCTTCGCCCGCGAAGGGGCGAAGGTGGCCATCGCCTATCTCGACGAGGACACCGACGCGCAGGAGACCGCGAAACTCGTGGAGGACGAGGGCTCGGAAGCGCTGCTCATCCCCGGCGATCTCGGCGGCAAGGCGCATTGCGAGGAGGTCGCAGCGACCGTCGTGGGCCATTTCGGCCAGCTCGACATCGTTGTGAACAACGCCGCCCAGCAGTGGATCGACGAGGATTTCGCCAACTTCCCCGAGGAGAAGCTGCGCCGGATCATCGCCAGCAACATCTACGGGCCGATGTTCATGACGCAGGCGGCGCTGCCGCATCTCGGCGACGGCGCGAGCATCATCAACACCACCTCGGTCAACGCCTACAAGGGCAACGACTCGCTCATCACCTATTCGACCACGCGCGGCGCCACGCTGGCCTTCACCCGGTCGATGGCGCAGACGCTGGCCGAGCGGGGCATCCGCGTCAACGCGGTGGCGCCGGGGCCGATCTGGACGCCCTTCATCCCGGGCTCGATGCCCCCCGAGAAGGTCGAGGACTTCGGCCAGAAGCAGTTGATGGGCCGCGCCGGCCAGCCGTGGGAGGTGGCAACCGCCTACCTGTTCCTCGCCTCGTCCGACGGCAACTACTACACCGGCCAGTGCCTGCATCCCAACGGCGGGGCCATCGTCGGTGCCTGA
- a CDS encoding SDR family NAD(P)-dependent oxidoreductase: protein MDMKIKGRLALISGATGGLGMATAQALAEEGVKLFLTDTDGDKLADAAKSVGDAVVGHRAADLTLQDEVQALADEAAGHGGVDILVHMAGITGAKGDPLEMKFDDWFSCWNTNFMSGVRMTQALVPAMVDQGWGRVVFVTSENAVQPYPDEAVYNASKAALLSYTKALSLPYGPRGVLVNSVMPAFIESPMTDGMMDKRAEAEGVSKEKAIKGFLDEERPYLSLKRRGKPEEVAAAVTLLCSDRASFTNGSAWRVDGGAVAAINT, encoded by the coding sequence ATGGACATGAAGATCAAGGGGCGGCTCGCGCTCATCAGCGGGGCCACCGGCGGGCTCGGTATGGCCACGGCACAGGCACTGGCCGAGGAGGGCGTGAAGCTCTTCCTGACCGATACCGATGGCGACAAGCTGGCCGATGCCGCGAAATCCGTCGGTGACGCGGTGGTCGGGCATCGCGCGGCAGACCTCACGCTGCAGGACGAGGTGCAGGCGCTGGCGGACGAGGCCGCGGGCCATGGCGGCGTCGACATCCTCGTGCACATGGCCGGCATCACCGGCGCCAAGGGCGATCCGCTCGAGATGAAATTCGACGACTGGTTCAGCTGCTGGAACACCAACTTCATGTCCGGCGTGCGCATGACGCAGGCGCTTGTGCCCGCCATGGTCGACCAGGGCTGGGGCCGGGTGGTCTTCGTCACCTCCGAGAACGCCGTGCAGCCCTACCCCGACGAGGCCGTCTACAACGCCTCGAAGGCGGCGCTGCTGAGCTACACCAAGGCGCTGTCGCTGCCCTACGGGCCCAGGGGCGTGCTGGTGAACTCGGTGATGCCCGCCTTCATCGAAAGCCCGATGACCGACGGCATGATGGACAAGCGCGCCGAAGCCGAGGGCGTGTCGAAAGAAAAGGCGATCAAGGGCTTCCTCGACGAGGAACGCCCCTACCTGTCCCTCAAGCGGCGCGGCAAGCCCGAAGAGGTCGCCGCCGCCGTTACCCTGCTCTGCTCGGACCGGGCGAGCTTCACCAACGGCTCCGCATGGCGCGTCGATGGCGGCGCGGTTGCGGCAATCAACACCTGA